TAGcctacaggcttctccatccatgggattttccaggcaagagtatgggagtgggttgccatttccttctccaggcgatcttctcgacccagggatcgaacccgggtctcccgcattgcagggagatgctttaccctcttagccaccagggaagcccagcgaaCTCCTAAATAGAGGCTATTCTAAGCATCACTGATTCCTTTCAATCCTGACCAGCCCAAGAAGAAGTCCAAGTTTTCAGCAACTGCTGGTCATAGTTGGTCACAGCAGCTGAGAATAGTCCCTGACATACCCCCATGATCCCCACTGGAAGAACCCTGTTTCATTCCAAGGTCTGGCTGACTCTCTGCCTAGCCCAGCCACCAAGATGAAATGTGGACACTCTTAGAACCTGTCCCACAGTGAGGGCCACCTTCAGATCCCTTTGGCACTCAGATGCTGTTGTGGTTGTTTACAAGACAGCTGGATGGGAAACCAGAGGGTGGGGCACCTCCCTGGCTGGGATCACAGCTAATCCACCCCAGGCTCCAATGACTAGGACATCTCTGAGATGTCTGCAGCTAGTTTAAAAGATGATCAACACATGGGCattcctccaggcttccctatgaGAGGCAACTGAGCTTCCACGGGTTTGGAGATCTGAAATTGAGTTAGGCGCCTGGGTTTAAAGTGGCAACCCCGCCCCAGCAGTCCTGCCTGGGTTTAGAAAAGCTGAGCATTTGCCTCCTGGCCTGGGGAAGCAGAGTCTGGGAGTCTGACGTTGGGGCgggagggtaggggtgggggttggaGAAGCTGGGGCCGCAGTCGGAGTTTCAACAGAACTAAGCAATCCGAATCTAGGCCCGGGATGCAAATCCTGGGACCCTCGCCGCCGCGCGTCGAGAAGCTGGCGGCTCGCCAGCTGCCTGAGTTGAAGGTACTCAGAGCACAGCCCGGAGTCCCGCCACTTAGAAGGGAGAAGCTGGTGCCCACCCGCCACATGTGGGCAGCCTGCCTTTTCTGCCTAGGCTCTAGGAGCCGTCAGTCCATACCGACGCCACCGGGAAGCTGAGAGGTGGGCATGGGAGCTGAGGAAAAGGGAAACCCGGAGCTCCGCCGTCCCAGGTAGGAGAAGCCGTCCGCAGGTTCGCAACCCGCGTTCCGGAGCTCGCCGGATTGCCTGCGCCCTCACCTGAGCCGCGCGGGCCTACGGGGACTGCCATGTCGGGGCCCGGAGCGCCGGACGCCGCCGGGCGCTGCGGGGCAGCCGGGGTCCGAACGCCCCGCGCTGTCACTGCGGCCTCGCTCCCTGGCGGTGCAGCTTCAAACCCTCCCGCATCAGCTGACTCGCGCCTCAGACACGTGACCACCGCGGCCAGGGAGGCAGGCGACCAAATCCGGTCCCTCCCCCTGCGCCACGACGTCCCCTGCCTGAGCAGCGCGCAAGCGTGCCTCGGATGGCGGCTGGCTTCCTCTAGGCGGTCGCGAGGTCCTAGCGCCGAAGGTGACAATGTGCTTGGGGGATGGGCCGGCTGTGAGCGTGCGGACTTAGGACTGACTCAGTCCTGGCTCCCTGTCGTTCCGGCGTCCAGTGCCAATCTCATGGCTTCCATGTCTAATGCTTGACCCCTTTCCCTCCGCGGTGTAGGATAAGGATCCTGTCTCAAGGGTGTCCGGCTCCATCCTCCCAGAAACCCTCCCTTACTCTCAACCCCCTCTCATCTGACCTATCATCAATCCTACTTCTTTTCCTAATTGTATCCTAAATAGGACCACTTTCCTCCACTCCTATGGCTGTCAGCCCAGAGTCTCCCAACATTCCTGGCTTGGACCACTGCAACAACCTCCCTGATCTTACGCTCCTATTTCTGATCCCCCTCCATTCCCCTCTCCATCCAGCAGCCAGAAGGGTCTTCCAAAAATAACTGATAGTCCTCTGTCAGAACCTGCTGGTAGCTTCCCATTTCTCTTGGATGACAAGCAAACTCCGCTCTTCAATCTACTGAGCCGTCTTTTCCAGCCCCACCTACCTCCTCCCCTATCTCATCTCAGTGGCCCCAGGGCCTTAGTACAATCTTCTTGCCTTAGGCAAGAAGGCAAgtgatcagatcagttcagtcactcagtcgtgtccaactctttgcgaccccatgaatcgcagcactccaggcttccctgtccatcaccaactcccggagttcactgagactcacgtccatcgagtcagtgatgccatccagccatctcatcctctgttgtccccttctcctcctgcccccaatccctcccagcatcagagtcttttccagtgagtcaactcttcgcatgaggtggccaaagtactggagtttcagctttagcatcattcctttcaaagaaatcccagggctgatctcccagtccaagggactctcaagagtcttttccaacaccacagttcaaaagcatcaattctttggcgctcagccttcttcacagtccaactctcacatccatacatgaccacaggaaaaaccatagccttgactagacgaacctttgttggcaaagtaatgtctctgcttttgaatatgctatctaggttggtcataacacgCTCCCAACCACCACTTCTGGGTCTTTGAAAAACTCCTTTAAATGCCatgtgcctcagtgtcctcatttgCAAAAGGGGAATACTCAGTTATCTGTCTCATGGAGCTGctgagagaattaaatgagagggcttccttgatggtccagtaattaagaatctgcagggaacacagattctatcttggtctgggaagatcccacacggcAAGGAGCAACTAGGTCTGTGTTCCACAagtactgagccagtgctctagagcctgtgagtcacaactactgaagcctgtctgcctagagcctgtgctccataagaGAAACtaaagcaatgagaagcctgtgtaccacaaccaagtgtagcccctgctcactgcaactagagaaaagcccacacacagcaatgaagacctagcatggccaaaagataaataaaattgttttaaaaaaagaattaagtgagaaaatgcaaatgCATAGCACAAGTCTGGACCAGCAGTAGTGCTGAAGTAGCAGTGATTAGATTTACAAAGTCCTTCCACAGGGAAGCTGTCCCCTATTTAAATCAGAAGTCTTGTTATGCTTCTTGAATGCACCATACTCTATAGTTGCTTTTTAAGTGTTTCTGAACTCTGGGAGCTCTGTGAGAACCAAGGCCATGCTAATCTTGCTCCCTGCTGAGGCTTGAGCAATCAACACGTGTTTATTGAATGCATAAGCGAGTAACCTCTCCTTTGTCCTGTGGTGTACCTGCAACATGGGCTTTGAAGGATAAGGGGGTAAATCTGGGGAGCAGAAAGGGCAGGCTGCCCACATGGTTTCATATCAGCCTCTGCTATGCACCTGCTAGACATTCAATGTGCCAGAAATCCCACCACTCGTGGGAAAGTTAACTCTAAAAGGGAAGGAAGCAGCATAGACCAGATCGCAGGGTGAGTCCGCCCCTGACTGGGGTGGCTAGGTCTGGGGGAACAGAGAGTGGCGACTGCTGGGATGGACCACTATGAGACCTCCTGGGGGAAGCCAGGAGGATATTGTGGAGGGAGCCAGGATAGTAAGGTTCCATTTGTGTGGCTCACTCAGGCAAtgccctcccatctccccaggaACAGGCTGCACATTAGAGAAAAAAGAGCAACAGCAGAACCACGACACAGAGCCAGGAGGCAGTGGGAAGATTTTACTAACTGCACAACACACGCTTTCCCAGGCACCTGTGGGTGCCAGCACACCCTTTAGCCATCAGGCCCAAGCAGGGCTTCTTGCTCCTGCACCCACCTGGGACTCTCGCCCGTAGGGAGGGCTGGGCTGACAGTGTCACAGATGGGAGAGCCAGGGTCAGGGTGGGACTTGGAGTTGGAGTCAGGGCTGGGCACAGGATCTGTGTCGGGGCTGGGACCAGATCTGTGGTCAGGGCTAGCCAGGAGGTCGGAATTGGCATTGTGCCCAGGCTTAGGGTCAGAAGACAGGGCAGAATCAGGGCTGGGGCTAGATCCAGAGCCACTGGTGGGTTTGAGGTTGGGATTGGGGAGGGAGCCCAGCCCAGAGCCAGGATCACGGTCAAGGCCAGAGCTAGGGCCAGGGCTGAGCACTGAGACAGCATCCGGACCCAGGAGGGAGGCCTGCCCTGGCCTTAGCATCGAAGCGGGGCTGAGGCCCAGGCCGGCAGCGGCAGCGGCGGCAGCCGCAGCTGCAGCCGCACCCTCGTGCACGCGCTTGTGCTTGGTGAGGCTAGAGGCTTGGCCGAAGGCCTTGCCGCAGAGCTGGCAGCGGTAGGGGCGCTCGCCCGAATGCACATGTAGGTGCTGCAGCAACGCGGAGCTCTGCCCAAAGGCCTTGGAGCAGTGGGGGCAGGCGTAGGGCCGCTCGCCCGTGTGCGTGCGCAGGTGATGCTGCAGGTTGGAGCTCTGGCCAAAGGCCTTGCCGCAGTGGGGACAGCGGTAGGGACGCTCGGCCGTGTGCGTGCGCTGGTGCTGCAGCAGCGCCGAGCTCTGCCCGAAGGCCTTGCCACATTGCGGGCATGGGTACGGCCTCTCACCCGTGTGCGTGCGCAGGTGCTTCAGCAGCGCCGAGCCCTGCCCGAAGCCCTTGGCGCACACCGGGCACTTGTGCGGCCGCGGGCCGCCGTGCGTGCGCAGGTGCTGCGCCAGCAGCGAGCCATGGCCGAAGGCTTTGCCACACACCGGGCAATGGTGAGGCTTCTCGCCACTGTGGCTGCTGCGGTGCTTGAGCAGTGTGGAGCGCCAACCGAAGGCCTTGCCGCATGCGGCGCACTGGTAGGGCCGCGCGCCAGTGTGGATGCCCCGGTGCTGCGCCAGCGTGGCGCCGTGGCTGAATGATTTGCCGCAGTCGGGGCAGCGGTAGGGCTTCTCGCCGCTGTGCGTGCGGCGGTGCTGGCTCAGCCCCGAGCTGCGGCGGAAGGCTCGCCCGCAGTCGGGGCAGGAGAAGGGCCGGGGCGGGCTGGCAGGTGCAGGGAGCACCGCGGGGGCAGCGGTCAGGACCTCAGGGGTGGCAGGGAGGTCGGAGGAGAGGGAGTCCAGGTCTGGGGAGGCAGTGGGACTGAGGGTGTCGCTGTTAGGGTCGAGGATCAGGGGAACCGGGCCGATGACGTCGGGGTCGTCGAAACTTGAAGACAGGGGGTCGAGATCTTGGGGGTCGGAGTCACGGATCCCCGAGATGGAGCCTGGAGCATCCGCCTCCGCATCCAGAGCCTCGGAGACAGGCTCCAGATCTTCATAGCTGGGGTCCACGTCCTCAGAGACAGTGTGGAGGTCTTCCGGCTCAGGCTCCTGCTTTTCGGAAGCCGGGTCCAGCTCTTCTGGGTCAGGGTCTAGGTCTTCTGAGTCTGAGTCAAGCTCTTCATAATCCGGCCTCCTGCCCTTGTGGCCTGGGTTCCTGACTAAGACGGAACGCCTCATCCCTGGTGTGGAAGTACCGGCTTCTGGGGCAGGATCTATGGGGTGAGGGCAGAGGGTGAGTGGAGAGTAGGTTCTGCGGAACCCGGGGTCTCTTCTGGAGCCTgggcagggaagagagagggagttGGGCTGTACCCCAGATCCCGCTTTGGGGTAAACACACAGATCCTTCTCTTGTCTCGTGCTATAGGGAGACTGCACTGGTTCCTGCCAGGTCAGGGAGAAGAGGGACCCTGGTGGGACAGGGGGAGGGGCCTCCCTTCTCAGCCCCACACCTGGACAGAAGTCAGGGGACCCAGCACTAGAGGTCTCCAGCACCCAGCTCCATGGTTCCGCCCCTCTCTCCATCCTGGGCTCCTCCTCTGGTGGGAAGCTCAGGTCCTGTGGAGGAGAGAGTCCCCTTGACCATGGCCGCTTTGAGGGGAAGAGGGTGGGTGTCTGGGTTCCTGTGCTTGCTCTAAGTACATGGCCTGAATTCCAGTCCCATTGTTGGGGGTGGCATATTTGGGGGTTCCTGGTAGGGAACTTGGCTCACCTCCTAGAGGAAACACTGTGATCTCTGAAGCCTCTATCTGTGGgggatgagtgtgtgtgttgggggggggtgCAGACAACATCTGGTACTTCTCCTGGGTCACTGGGGGCAAGCAGGGAGACCCCTGGCTTGCTTCCGGGGGAAGAGACAACGTGAATTCCAAACTTCATAGTTCTGGGGTATGACTAAGTGTCAAAACACCTATGTTCCGTCTTAGAAGATCCTGAATGCTGACTTCTAAAGGTAGAGTGTGCATGGGAACccctggagggggcagggagaccCATGGACCCATTATCCAGGAGAGTAGCGACAAGTGTCCGTGTACCTGTTTGCCCGACTGGATAGATCCTGAATTCTAACCCCTAGCTTGTTAGTCGCTTAGTCCAGTCCAGCTGTTTGgtatctcatggactgtaacccaccaggcttctctgtccaaggaattatccaggcaagaaaactggggtgggtagccaattcccttctccagcggatcttccccacccagggatcaaacaagggtctcctgcattgcaggcagattctttaccatttgagccaccagaaaacCCCTAGCTGTTGGGTAGGCAAAACAACACATTGGGCTTCTCTTTGGTTACTGGAGGGACCCCTGGGCCATCTCCTAGGAGGGAATGATTTGAGTGACTGACTCCATGGCTCAAGCATGGAGATGGTCCTCTCTGGGAAGAAAGATCCTGAATTCTACCTCCATGGCTGGAGGTAGGGAGTGGGACAGAGAAACAAGCTGGGACCCCTTCTGGGGAGCAGGGGGAGCTCAGGATTATCTGAAGGGGAGGTGATGCCCACCCCATGACTAGGCCTGGGGGGGGAAACAACAAATAGATCATTATTGGGAGGGGGgttgaggtgggggtgggtgggtgtgcgTTGGGGGGCACTTTGGCTCTCCTTTGGGGGAGGGGGACCTTCTGAGCCACAACCTCAGAACTGGGAGTGGATACACACAGAAAGAGGCCTGAGTTCCTAGTTCACCTCCTCACATTCCATGATGGAGGGTGGGGGGACAGTGCTGGGTCACCCCTGGATTCCCAGTAGGGGGAAGACCCTTAGATTGGCTCCTGAATTCCCACCTCTGAGCTACAAGTAGCAAGGAGACATAACTGGGGTCCTTCCCTGAGTTCCGGGGGGGCAGGTGGAATCCTGGATCACCTCCTGAGGAAGGGGCTTCCAGTGCTCTGGACCCCAAGACTGGAGAGTGAGGGGAAACACTTGGGGTCCTGGGGGAGGTCCCTCTGGAGGATGGGTCTCCTGAACTCCGGACCCCAGGCTGGAGGGTCTGAGGGAACAATACCTGGGCTCCTGGGGTGGGGGATCCGGATCGCCTCCAGGGGAGGGGGCGTTCTGGACTtacgcccccgcccccagccgaGGGGTGCCCCCCTCCCCTACCTCCCTATTGACGGCGCCCAGCTTGGGCTGGGCCCTCCCCCGGGCCGCAGCGGCGGAACCGGCGCGCTAGGCCCGCAGGTCGCGAGGCCCCCTCCCATCGCGCCCCACGCTCTGCTCTCCCCGGGCGGGCGGGCGCGCGGGGCGGCGGCGTGGGGTAGGACAGAGGTCGCCCCGGGCCGCGCCCCGCGCTGGGGGCCCCCCGCGCCCGCCCCCCTCATCGCAGCCCCCGCCCGCCCGGCCCGCTCGCGGGGACACTCACCCGGCGCCCCTCTCCCCTGCCCGGCCCGCCGCGCCCGCCGGCGCCCCCGGGGCCCGCAGGAAGCCCCCCGCCCGCCAGCCCCGCCGGCGGCCCCCTCGGCCCTGCGGCCCCGCCAGGCGCTCCCGGGGAGCGAGAGGGGCTGGCCGAGGGCCGCAGCGGGGGCTGCTGGGACTTGTAGTTCGCCCGCGCCCGCCTCGGCCGTCGCCATcgctgcccccgccccccgggCCAGCCTTTGTCCCGGCCGGGCCACCCGGCCTCGCGGCCGCGCCTTTGTCTGCGCCGGGCTCCGCCCGCGCTGTCCCCGCCGCTGCCTctcctcttctgcttctctcccAGCCGCTCTTGATCCCTCTCcgcccctgtctctctctctgtgtccctTCTCTGTTCCTCCGTCcctttatttccatgtcttggcctcTCTTGTCACTTTCTCTGCCTCCATCCCTCTGTCTCTgcatcctcctcctctctctccctgtctctgcctcCAGCCCGTGTCTCCgactctgtctctctttctctctctcgttTCCAGGAACACCGAACAGTCTCTGTCTCTTGCAGACGGGAAACACACATCAGCATAGTTCAGACGCTGAGAATTTACAAACTTGTGGTATCTTTGCTCAGTCCAGCGTTTTCCCTTTAAGACTCCTCCTCCGAGGAAAAGAGCTGGGGAtactcctcctctttctcctcccaggGTCAAGCAGGGCTGTCACTGGTGGGCTCCCCGTGCCTGTTCCTCCTTCTATAAGCCAGGTCTGGGAAGCAGTCTGGGCATACTTTACCTGGAGATGGAGATCCCTGTGAAGAGGGAATGAAATACAGTCCTGGCAGCTGGCAGCTGGGCTGTGATGTTCttaccagaacataaacaacggTCTCAGAATATAAACAGTCATCACACAAGGCCGCTCTGTGACTGCGTCTGAGCTGAGATAGACACAAGGACACtctgcaacctcaaaaatgaatACATACCCTGTGCCCCCTACTAACGGAGATGACCGCCGCTTCTTCCCAATGACCACCCCACATCCATCCTCCTACATCTAAGAATCACCAAAAGACCCAATCACCAATCTGCTCCCTCACAGAGCCAGGCTAGAATTGCTTCTGCTCTCAACTCTACTTAAAATTATCCAGCACAAACCTGAATCCTATAAGAAGCCTTTCTGTCCTCCACCTCTCTCCTCTGGAGATACCCTGCTAaggggtcttccttgctgcacaagCTAAAAAGAACCAAACTTTTTTGACTACTGGTGTGCTTCTGATGGGGCTTTTcttggggctcagtggtaaagaacccacctgccaatgcagaagacatgggttctattcctgggtcatgaagatcccctggaaaagggaatggcaacccactccagtattcttgtctggagaatcccatggacagaggagcctgaagggctacagtccatggagtcgcaaagagtcagacatgactgagcaactaaaaacgACAAAACAAGTGCCTCTGATGGTCCTTGGCTGGTGAATTTTGACACCACCTACCCTTGCATGTAGGTCAGGGCTCCAGGAGACTTTGCTCTTCCTTCTGGAATCTTCTAGATCTGGGCTGAACTTTTGGCCTGAGACCTGCTTTCTACCCCTCTGTGGAGAAGTCCACAGCAGATCTGAGAGACTTGAGACTGCAATTGGATTATGTTCCTGGATCCTTATCCTGCTGGATGATCCCATTACAGTAATACTTGTAAAGACAGCTGTTGTTTCTGTCTGCCTAGTCTCTCTCTCAGCACCTTGTTTTCCCTTTGTGTAGCCCCCACCACTACTCCAGACAGATCTGTGTCTAACACAGCCCTCAGTATCTTGTAATTGAAACTTATCAACCCGAGAACttcaacccccccaccccccaaccccggccACAAAGAATGAAGTCTGGGATGAAGCCATGTAGCTGGAGgatctctttcttcctctgggaTCATGAACTGTTCACAGGACCTCATTCTACCTGCACCCACCTTCCTCAGTTGTGTGGAAGAACAGTCTTCAGACTGAAGTCAATGTGTACCAGGATGTAGAGGTGAGAGTCAGAGACAGCCATAGCTATATTGGTTgagctcctcagttcagttcagttcagttcactcagtcgtgtccaactctttgcaagactgcagcacgccaggcttccctgtccattaccaactccctgagcctgctcaaactcatgtccagtgagttggtgataccatccaaccttctcatcctttgttgtccccttctcctctcaccttcaatctttcccagcatcagagtcttttccaataagtcagttcttcgcatcaggtggccacagtattggagtttcagcttcagcatcagtccttccaatgaatattcaggactgatttcctttaggatggactagtttgatctcctagcagtccaagggactctcaagagtcttctccaacaccacagttcaaaagcatcatttttttggcgctcaggtttctttacagtctaactctcacatccttacatggctactggaaaaaccgtagctttgactagacagacctttggtggcaaagtaatgtctctgctttttaatatgctgtctaggttggtcatggataTAGCCAGGTTGAGTTCCTGGATATAGCCATACCTGAAGCCCTTAGTCTTGTCAGTATCACAAGCCAACCAATTTCTTGGGTATTTGagctagtttcagttcagttcagttcagttcagtcgctagttTAGTGGGTATCTGTTCTTTGCTGTCATGACAGTCTTgactaatttataaattagtttCGGGAAAGGGAAGGGTATTGAAGGAAATAATGTAAAATGTGAAATTGGCTGAACAAAGGTAAAATAGAGGGTCAGGGCCACCAcagacatatatattcattatgaaTAGGACTTTGAACATTGTGCTGTGCACAATCTCCTCAGATGTATGTCACACCCTGTAGAAGAGCCCTTTTCAGGAGACTAGACATCTATTATGTAGAAAAATAGCTGATTAAATTGTTGCCTGTTTTATCTTGGCACTCTAACAGGGTGTCACCTGAGACTGTGGCTCAAGTGCCTTTGGAGGAAAACATCAGGATGTTGGAATATCTGGGAGCTTCCATGAAGTCTTCAGCAAGGTCTTATAAGATACATACAAACTCCCTCTATCTGCTGCTTCTTAAAGCAGAGTTAGCACTTCTTTGATTTTGTGAAGTTAGCACTTCTttgaatttggccttggaatacggaatgaagcagggcaaagactaatagagttttgccaagaaaatgcactggtcatagcaaacaccctcttcgaacaacac
The DNA window shown above is from Bos indicus x Bos taurus breed Angus x Brahman F1 hybrid chromosome 7, Bos_hybrid_MaternalHap_v2.0, whole genome shotgun sequence and carries:
- the ZNF358 gene encoding zinc finger protein 358 isoform X2, which codes for MERGAEPWSWVLETSSAGSPDFCPDPAPEAGTSTPGMRRSVLVRNPGHKGRRPDYEELDSDSEDLDPDPEELDPASEKQEPEPEDLHTVSEDVDPSYEDLEPVSEALDAEADAPGSISGIRDSDPQDLDPLSSSFDDPDVIGPVPLILDPNSDTLSPTASPDLDSLSSDLPATPEVLTAAPAVLPAPASPPRPFSCPDCGRAFRRSSGLSQHRRTHSGEKPYRCPDCGKSFSHGATLAQHRGIHTGARPYQCAACGKAFGWRSTLLKHRSSHSGEKPHHCPVCGKAFGHGSLLAQHLRTHGGPRPHKCPVCAKGFGQGSALLKHLRTHTGERPYPCPQCGKAFGQSSALLQHQRTHTAERPYRCPHCGKAFGQSSNLQHHLRTHTGERPYACPHCSKAFGQSSALLQHLHVHSGERPYRCQLCGKAFGQASSLTKHKRVHEGAAAAAAAAAAAAGLGLSPASMLRPGQASLLGPDAVSVLSPGPSSGLDRDPGSGLGSLPNPNLKPTSGSGSSPSPDSALSSDPKPGHNANSDLLASPDHRSGPSPDTDPVPSPDSNSKSHPDPGSPICDTVSPALPTGESPRWVQEQEALLGPDG
- the ZNF358 gene encoding zinc finger protein 358 isoform X1, with the protein product MRRSVLVRNPGHKGRRPDYEELDSDSEDLDPDPEELDPASEKQEPEPEDLHTVSEDVDPSYEDLEPVSEALDAEADAPGSISGIRDSDPQDLDPLSSSFDDPDVIGPVPLILDPNSDTLSPTASPDLDSLSSDLPATPEVLTAAPAVLPAPASPPRPFSCPDCGRAFRRSSGLSQHRRTHSGEKPYRCPDCGKSFSHGATLAQHRGIHTGARPYQCAACGKAFGWRSTLLKHRSSHSGEKPHHCPVCGKAFGHGSLLAQHLRTHGGPRPHKCPVCAKGFGQGSALLKHLRTHTGERPYPCPQCGKAFGQSSALLQHQRTHTAERPYRCPHCGKAFGQSSNLQHHLRTHTGERPYACPHCSKAFGQSSALLQHLHVHSGERPYRCQLCGKAFGQASSLTKHKRVHEGAAAAAAAAAAAAGLGLSPASMLRPGQASLLGPDAVSVLSPGPSSGLDRDPGSGLGSLPNPNLKPTSGSGSSPSPDSALSSDPKPGHNANSDLLASPDHRSGPSPDTDPVPSPDSNSKSHPDPGSPICDTVSPALPTGESPRWVQEQEALLGPDG